A region of Candidatus Terasakiella magnetica DNA encodes the following proteins:
- a CDS encoding SAM hydrolase/SAM-dependent halogenase family protein, with protein sequence MIFTFTDFGVLGPYLGQMKAAVLNVAPEEKVIDLMVDAPAFNIEASAQLLSGLLTNMGQGHVYLCVVDPGVGGTRKAICLKCDGSWFVGPDNGLFSQIISNAQEIESYEILWRPEVLSKSFHGRDLFAPVVAMISQNIEFKKQAIDRNNLTIFENIHKNCKVIYIDVYGNCWTGIKQSQCGMETCFIIGNEKVKYADVFCDTEEGGAFWYYNSSGFVEIAINQGSASKELKLDVGSQINRA encoded by the coding sequence ATGATTTTCACATTTACTGATTTTGGTGTTTTGGGGCCATATCTGGGGCAAATGAAGGCGGCGGTCTTAAACGTGGCACCAGAGGAGAAGGTCATCGACCTGATGGTTGATGCACCAGCCTTTAATATAGAAGCATCTGCACAGCTTTTGTCCGGTCTGCTGACAAATATGGGGCAGGGCCATGTCTATCTTTGTGTTGTTGACCCAGGCGTTGGTGGGACAAGAAAAGCCATTTGTCTTAAATGTGATGGGAGTTGGTTTGTCGGGCCGGATAATGGATTATTCAGTCAGATCATCAGCAATGCACAAGAAATTGAGTCTTACGAGATATTATGGCGTCCTGAGGTGCTGTCAAAATCATTTCATGGGCGCGATCTTTTTGCGCCAGTTGTGGCAATGATTTCTCAAAATATTGAATTTAAAAAACAGGCTATAGATCGAAATAATCTCACAATTTTTGAAAATATACATAAAAATTGTAAGGTTATTTATATAGATGTCTATGGAAACTGTTGGACGGGCATAAAACAATCTCAATGCGGCATGGAAACATGCTTTATTATTGGTAATGAAAAGGTGAAATATGCTGATGTGTTCTGCGACACAGAAGAGGGAGGAGCCTTTTGGTATTATAACTCCTCAGGCTTTGTTGAAATTGCCATAAACCAAGGAAGTGCCAGTAAAGAGCTGAAACTTGATGTTGGTAGCCAAATTAATAGAGCTTAA
- a CDS encoding MBL fold metallo-hydrolase, whose amino-acid sequence MSFAVKFWGVRGSIACPSPDHIAYGGNTSCIEIKAGDYRFILDAGTGIRSLGQDLLKSGHKNSHLLLTHTHWDHINGFPFFAPAYVPGNSFHVMAGHLMDIGGIRQVLASQMANPTFPVPLEVMQADLTFEDFRSGDSFSFHDGIKVVTAPLNHPNGATGYRIEYNAKAICYVTDTEHVIGKPDQNVLGLIEGADLVIYDTTYSDESFETKIGWGHSTWQEAIRLCKAAGVKKLALFHHDPEHTDDIMLEIENKAIASWEHCFAAKEQMLVMV is encoded by the coding sequence ATGTCGTTTGCTGTAAAATTTTGGGGTGTGCGTGGGTCTATTGCATGCCCATCGCCTGATCATATCGCATATGGAGGCAACACCAGTTGTATAGAAATCAAAGCTGGGGACTATCGCTTTATCCTTGATGCGGGCACAGGCATACGTAGCCTTGGGCAAGACTTACTTAAATCTGGCCATAAAAACTCCCACCTTTTATTAACCCATACCCATTGGGACCATATCAACGGCTTTCCTTTTTTTGCACCGGCCTACGTTCCGGGCAATAGCTTTCATGTGATGGCAGGGCATTTAATGGATATTGGGGGGATCAGGCAGGTCCTTGCTAGCCAAATGGCAAACCCGACATTCCCTGTCCCTTTAGAAGTTATGCAGGCAGACCTGACATTTGAAGATTTTAGAAGTGGGGATAGTTTTTCTTTTCATGATGGGATTAAGGTGGTTACAGCACCTCTTAACCACCCCAATGGTGCAACAGGATACCGTATTGAATATAACGCTAAGGCGATTTGCTATGTAACCGATACAGAACATGTCATTGGAAAGCCGGACCAAAATGTACTTGGCCTTATTGAAGGGGCTGATTTGGTTATTTATGATACGACTTACAGTGATGAGAGTTTTGAGACCAAAATAGGTTGGGGCCATTCAACATGGCAGGAAGCTATTCGCCTTTGTAAGGCAGCAGGCGTTAAAAAATTGGCTCTGTTTCATCATGATCCAGAACATACAGATGATATCATGTTGGAAATTGAGAATAAGGCAATTGCTTCATGGGAGCATTGTTTTGCCGCGAAAGAGCAAATGCTCGTTATGGTTTAA
- a CDS encoding DMT family transporter, with amino-acid sequence MNFRDTLQALCVVIIWGFNFAAIKVSVTSVPPLTLTIIRFAITALLLLPFFRLSLDQIKKTIPIALVLGVGHFGLFFVGFQGADAATVALLLQLGVPFSSILAAVFFADKLGWKRSIGMSLAFCGAAFLAGEPQGGTVISIICVIACAFSWAWANILIKKANDIPPLAIMGWMSLFAIPVLLMMSYMWESNQIEAITDAPIHIWLLLSYTILASSVLAYHLWYSLIKRLDVNQVVPFTLLAPMIGVGAGVFILGEEFTLYKMAGGILTLTGVAIIQFRQIKKAKQA; translated from the coding sequence ATGAACTTCCGTGATACATTACAGGCCTTATGCGTGGTGATTATCTGGGGGTTCAACTTTGCTGCTATTAAGGTGTCAGTTACATCCGTTCCACCCCTGACGCTAACGATTATACGTTTTGCTATAACAGCACTCCTTCTCCTGCCCTTTTTCAGGTTAAGTCTTGATCAAATCAAGAAGACCATACCCATTGCGCTTGTTTTGGGTGTGGGCCATTTTGGCTTGTTCTTTGTTGGCTTTCAAGGCGCAGATGCGGCAACCGTAGCCTTGTTGTTACAGCTTGGTGTGCCGTTTAGCTCTATCCTCGCGGCTGTTTTCTTTGCAGATAAGCTGGGCTGGAAACGCAGTATAGGCATGTCGCTTGCTTTTTGCGGGGCAGCCTTTTTAGCAGGTGAGCCCCAAGGCGGTACCGTTATTTCAATCATTTGCGTGATTGCCTGTGCCTTTAGCTGGGCTTGGGCAAATATCCTGATTAAAAAAGCCAATGATATCCCACCCCTTGCCATTATGGGCTGGATGAGCCTTTTTGCCATTCCGGTTTTGCTCATGATGTCCTACATGTGGGAAAGCAACCAGATTGAAGCAATTACAGATGCACCAATACATATCTGGTTGTTGTTAAGCTATACGATCTTGGCCTCTTCCGTTCTTGCTTATCATTTATGGTACAGTCTTATTAAAAGGCTTGATGTTAATCAGGTCGTGCCCTTTACCTTGCTTGCCCCCATGATTGGGGTGGGGGCCGGTGTATTTATTTTGGGTGAAGAATTTACGCTCTATAAAATGGCTGGTGGCATCCTTACATTAACAGGGGTAGCCATTATTCAATTTAGGCAGATCAAAAAGGCAAAACAGGCATGA
- a CDS encoding HlyD family type I secretion periplasmic adaptor subunit, which produces MTRLDQLVNENPVQNFKPVAYGIMVALLTFIIWGFFTMLEEVSVAMGEVVPQGKVKAIQHLEGGIMTEVFVKEGDLVRKDSKLVQLDLGTGGVNKEELEVRLDGLLLNRARLNSEAYGKALEFPDEIVQARPGMAAAAEQSYAVRQRGLKNRLNVLNDKLRQKELAVEELQTKLKNTKNDLRLTKRRFTMSRNLLKDRLTSKMDHLKLESEVQKLEGETITLMKSVPKAKASMQETENTIKEEITAFQSEAIEELGTVEQSIAQTFELLSKATDQGIRALIKSPIDGVVKNMTYNTVGNVVSAGEPIMEIVPIGENLVIEARLNPIDRGYVEESQDATVKINTYDFVRYGGLEGKVIHVAPDSTTSPEGETYFRVIVQTDKTYLGAMEGLYEITPGMEATVDIHTGEKSVMEYLIKPVLKMKHEAFRER; this is translated from the coding sequence ATGACGCGGCTTGATCAACTGGTAAATGAAAACCCGGTTCAAAACTTCAAACCCGTTGCCTATGGCATCATGGTGGCCTTGCTAACCTTTATCATTTGGGGCTTTTTCACCATGCTTGAAGAAGTCTCTGTTGCCATGGGGGAAGTCGTACCACAAGGCAAAGTCAAGGCCATTCAACACCTTGAAGGTGGGATTATGACCGAGGTTTTTGTCAAAGAAGGTGACCTTGTGCGCAAAGACAGCAAGCTTGTTCAACTTGATCTCGGCACAGGTGGCGTTAATAAAGAAGAGTTAGAAGTCCGCCTTGATGGGCTATTGCTCAACCGTGCCAGACTAAATTCTGAAGCCTATGGTAAAGCACTTGAGTTTCCTGATGAAATTGTCCAAGCGCGCCCGGGTATGGCCGCTGCTGCAGAACAATCTTATGCGGTGCGACAGCGTGGCTTAAAAAATAGATTAAATGTTCTCAACGATAAACTACGCCAAAAAGAACTGGCCGTTGAAGAACTGCAAACAAAGCTAAAAAACACAAAAAACGATCTCAGACTCACCAAAAGACGCTTCACCATGTCACGCAATCTATTGAAGGATCGCCTGACATCTAAAATGGATCACCTGAAGCTTGAATCAGAAGTTCAAAAGCTTGAAGGTGAGACAATCACCTTGATGAAATCTGTTCCTAAAGCCAAAGCATCCATGCAGGAAACAGAAAACACGATTAAAGAAGAAATTACGGCCTTTCAAAGTGAGGCTATTGAAGAGTTAGGTACGGTTGAACAATCTATTGCCCAAACTTTTGAACTTCTTTCAAAGGCCACAGACCAAGGTATTCGCGCGCTGATTAAAAGCCCGATTGATGGTGTTGTTAAAAATATGACCTACAACACGGTTGGTAACGTTGTGAGTGCGGGTGAGCCCATTATGGAAATTGTTCCCATTGGTGAAAATCTTGTGATTGAAGCGCGCCTTAATCCCATTGATCGTGGCTATGTAGAAGAAAGTCAGGATGCAACTGTTAAAATCAACACCTATGATTTTGTCAGATATGGCGGGCTTGAAGGCAAAGTAATCCATGTGGCACCTGATTCCACAACCTCACCTGAGGGAGAAACCTACTTTCGCGTTATCGTGCAAACAGACAAAACATATTTAGGTGCAATGGAAGGGCTTTACGAGATCACACCGGGTATGGAAGCCACTGTTGATATTCACACAGGTGAGAAGTCTGTGATGGAATATTTGATTAAACCCGTACTCAAAATGAAGCATGAAGCCTTCAGGGAAAGATAA
- a CDS encoding sterol desaturase family protein — protein sequence MSDFIQENEAILRLSVFMGLFVLFAVGEALFPRLKRKYNRTQRWFANLSLMACGGLIVRIFLPFVPVAVAYYVQEQGGSLISLNTGQGPYLIFLGIILLDLCIYFQHVVMHKVPILWRLHKVHHTDLDFDVTTGLRFHPAEIVLSLLYKIALVVVFGIDPLAVIIFEMSLNAMAMFNHANLKLPLGFDRMLRLVFVTPDMHRVHHSQIKCETDSNYGFCVSFWDRLFKTYRDQPSKGHEAMEIGLNEYREAKYLKLIELLIMPFRR from the coding sequence ATGAGTGATTTCATTCAGGAAAATGAAGCTATCTTGCGTTTAAGTGTCTTTATGGGTCTGTTTGTACTTTTTGCTGTGGGGGAAGCTTTATTCCCACGCCTTAAAAGAAAATATAACCGAACGCAAAGATGGTTTGCAAACCTGAGCCTGATGGCCTGTGGCGGTTTAATCGTTCGTATATTCTTGCCCTTTGTACCTGTGGCTGTTGCTTATTATGTACAGGAACAAGGCGGCAGCCTTATTTCGTTAAATACCGGGCAGGGGCCTTATCTAATTTTCCTTGGCATTATCCTTCTCGATCTCTGTATCTATTTTCAGCATGTGGTCATGCATAAAGTGCCGATCCTTTGGCGCCTACACAAAGTGCATCACACTGATCTTGATTTTGATGTGACGACGGGGTTGCGTTTTCACCCCGCAGAAATCGTTCTTTCACTTTTATATAAAATAGCCTTGGTTGTTGTATTTGGGATTGATCCTTTAGCTGTGATTATCTTTGAGATGTCCTTGAACGCAATGGCCATGTTTAATCATGCGAACCTGAAGCTACCTTTAGGGTTTGATCGGATGCTTAGGCTTGTTTTTGTCACACCGGATATGCACCGTGTGCATCATTCCCAAATCAAGTGTGAGACAGATAGCAATTATGGCTTTTGCGTCAGTTTTTGGGATCGTTTGTTTAAAACATACCGTGACCAACCTTCAAAGGGCCATGAAGCTATGGAGATCGGTTTAAATGAGTATAGAGAGGCGAAATATCTCAAGCTCATTGAATTGTTGATCATGCCATTTCGGAGATAA
- a CDS encoding OmpA/MotB family protein — translation MPPPAPQEEPADESWLATYADAITLLMAFFVLLVAVSKVDIAAFEDMADGISKTVSKKKERKSPLKELKEDTKEIVAEMTDGKVLQMGVDDSGIVLEFDSSTFFLPGTAQIIDAAYPVIAAVSELVNAPQYVMFNLDIEGHTDDDPISTAQFPSNWELGAARAGAVLRLMNETGTEIKRMRVLSYASTRPKAPNRTEDGTPLPENKAQNRRVVMRIHQKPFEYSPPKYVPVTSIARDAEGVEPTSQQEQPAPTQEGQAAQ, via the coding sequence ATGCCACCTCCTGCGCCCCAAGAAGAACCAGCTGATGAATCCTGGCTTGCGACTTATGCCGATGCCATTACCCTTTTGATGGCCTTCTTCGTTTTACTTGTTGCAGTTTCAAAAGTCGATATTGCTGCCTTTGAAGATATGGCCGATGGTATTAGTAAAACCGTAAGTAAAAAGAAAGAACGCAAAAGCCCTTTAAAAGAACTTAAAGAAGACACCAAAGAGATTGTCGCAGAAATGACTGACGGCAAGGTACTTCAGATGGGTGTGGATGATAGTGGTATTGTCCTTGAATTTGATAGTTCAACGTTCTTCTTACCCGGCACAGCACAAATTATTGATGCAGCCTACCCTGTTATTGCTGCCGTCTCTGAATTGGTTAACGCCCCACAATATGTGATGTTTAATCTTGATATTGAAGGCCATACAGATGATGACCCAATCAGCACCGCACAATTTCCCTCAAACTGGGAACTTGGTGCCGCACGTGCTGGTGCAGTCCTTCGCTTGATGAATGAAACAGGTACTGAAATTAAGCGCATGCGCGTGCTTTCTTATGCATCAACACGCCCCAAAGCACCAAACAGAACTGAAGACGGTACACCTCTGCCAGAAAACAAGGCGCAAAACCGTCGTGTGGTTATGCGTATCCACCAAAAGCCATTTGAATATTCACCGCCTAAATATGTTCCCGTAACCTCTATTGCGCGCGATGCAGAAGGTGTTGAGCCCACATCACAACAAGAGCAGCCTGCCCCTACACAAGAAGGACAGGCAGCACAATAA
- a CDS encoding motility protein A produces MSFATIIGIIGGIGLFVGAILLSTDNFLMFLDLPSFIMVIGGTFAATFVSYEPRYVMLALKLISRLVFAPKVARNILTAEVGRIIKWGYTVQKNGIPALEAESKKAARADRFIGFGMDMVISGYTGQEVREILTNTIETTFVRNTIQAKILKDIAATLPAFGMIGTLIGLIIMLDGMGGDPAELGAGLAVALLTTLYGVIFARMIFLPAANKIQQREEIVRFRNYLVAEGLCLLADRKSPRFIQDRMNSFLDPAIHYNLDKMMKNK; encoded by the coding sequence ATGTCGTTTGCAACGATAATCGGGATCATTGGTGGTATTGGCCTTTTTGTAGGCGCCATCTTATTAAGTACAGATAACTTTCTTATGTTCTTGGATTTACCAAGTTTCATTATGGTTATCGGCGGTACCTTTGCTGCAACCTTTGTATCGTATGAACCACGATACGTCATGTTGGCCTTAAAATTAATCAGCCGCTTGGTTTTTGCCCCTAAAGTTGCTCGTAATATTCTTACAGCTGAAGTAGGGCGTATCATCAAATGGGGCTATACGGTTCAAAAAAATGGTATCCCTGCCCTTGAAGCTGAATCAAAAAAAGCGGCACGCGCGGATCGTTTCATCGGCTTTGGTATGGATATGGTAATCAGTGGCTATACAGGTCAGGAAGTCCGTGAAATTCTGACCAACACCATTGAAACAACATTTGTGCGTAACACCATTCAAGCAAAAATCCTAAAAGACATTGCTGCAACCCTGCCTGCCTTTGGGATGATCGGAACATTGATTGGTCTGATTATCATGCTAGACGGTATGGGTGGTGACCCGGCTGAGCTGGGTGCGGGCCTTGCCGTTGCACTTTTGACAACACTTTATGGTGTGATTTTTGCCCGAATGATTTTTCTGCCAGCAGCAAACAAAATTCAACAACGTGAAGAGATCGTACGTTTTCGCAACTATCTTGTTGCAGAAGGCCTATGCCTTTTGGCAGACCGTAAGAGCCCACGTTTCATTCAAGACCGTATGAATAGCTTCCTTGACCCTGCTATTCACTACAACCTTGATAAAATGATGAAGAACAAGTGA